A window of Rufibacter sp. LB8 contains these coding sequences:
- a CDS encoding tryptophan 2,3-dioxygenase family protein, with amino-acid sequence MSDKNFSPEVLALLDQLQQKYRPLGQDLASYLEGLLYSDFLNYWDYIHLDTLLSLQNPRTKIPDEEIFIMYHQITELYFKLCLHEYNQVAADPAPTGQMLLTRVGRINRYFENLIDSFDVMVDGMDPKEFLKFRMALMPASGFQSVQYRMIEICSTDLRNLTDKAKREALGLQSTHEEMYGCIYWKEGATEAATGAKTLTLLQFEEKYSAKLIRHAQEFATKNLWAVYKQLSPKEQQNPKLINHLKELDSNVNVNWPLMHYKSAVRYLHKDPSVIAATGGTNWQKYLPPKFQKRIFYPEIWTAEEIDNWGKGWVNDIVGEVD; translated from the coding sequence ATGTCTGACAAGAACTTCTCCCCGGAGGTCCTGGCTTTGCTGGACCAGCTTCAACAGAAATACCGGCCGCTGGGGCAGGATCTGGCATCATACCTGGAAGGGCTTTTGTATTCTGACTTCCTCAACTACTGGGATTACATTCACCTGGACACCCTGTTGAGCCTCCAGAACCCGCGCACCAAAATACCCGATGAGGAAATCTTCATCATGTACCACCAGATCACCGAGCTCTACTTCAAACTCTGCCTGCATGAGTACAACCAGGTAGCCGCCGACCCAGCTCCAACTGGCCAAATGCTCCTCACCCGCGTGGGCCGCATTAACCGCTATTTCGAGAATCTGATTGATTCTTTTGACGTGATGGTAGACGGTATGGACCCTAAGGAATTCTTAAAGTTCCGGATGGCGCTTATGCCCGCAAGTGGTTTTCAGTCAGTGCAGTATAGAATGATTGAAATCTGCTCCACGGACCTGCGCAACCTCACCGACAAAGCCAAACGCGAAGCCCTGGGCCTGCAAAGCACCCACGAGGAAATGTACGGCTGCATCTACTGGAAAGAGGGCGCCACTGAAGCCGCTACCGGTGCCAAAACCCTCACTTTGCTTCAATTCGAGGAGAAATATTCGGCTAAATTAATCCGGCACGCGCAGGAGTTCGCCACCAAAAACCTGTGGGCGGTATACAAACAATTGAGCCCGAAGGAACAGCAGAACCCCAAGCTCATCAACCACCTCAAGGAACTGGACAGCAACGTGAACGTGAACTGGCCGCTCATGCATTACAAATCGGCGGTGCGGTACCTGCACAAAGACCCGTCGGTGATTGCGGCCACCGGCGGCACTAACTGGCAGAAATACCTGCCTCCCAAATTCCAGAAGCGCATCTTCTACCCAGAAATATGGACTGCTGAGGAAATAGACAACTGGGGCAAAGGCTGGGTGAATGACATTGTGGGGGAAGTTGATTAA
- a CDS encoding NAD(P)/FAD-dependent oxidoreductase — protein sequence MKKELDLVLSPEVAYDQALLERELLQQAGLSHPQEATFIHKIKRSIDARGRKVQVKVRADVYTQTQIPDLSSILPTYFYPEVKPNAPRVVIVGAGSAGLFAALRCLELGLKPVVVERGKDVRARRRDLAAINKEHVVNPDSNYCFGEGGAGTYSDGKLYTRSKKRGDVQRILQILVQHGATTDILFDAHPHIGTNKLPVLIAQMRETILAAGGEIHFETRVTDFILEKQEMKGVVTANGQSIEGEAVILATGHSARDIYELLHARNILIEAKPFAMGVRVEHQQSLIDGIQYHCDGDRGMFLPAASYSLVHQVPYKGQERGVFSFCMCPGGFIVPSATAPGEVVVNGMSPSRRDSKFANSGIVVAVNLEDMDLKQHGALAGLRLQQTLEQKACAAAGGTQVAPAQRLQDFVKGKVSGSLLETSYQPGLASVDMLEVLPPMIGQRLRGGFQEFGYKMRGYLTNEAQIVGVESRTSSPVRIPRDKETLRHPQIQNLFPCAEGAGYAGGIVSAAMDGERCAEQVAVLIRR from the coding sequence ATGAAGAAAGAATTAGATTTGGTCTTGTCGCCGGAGGTGGCGTATGACCAGGCCTTGCTGGAGCGCGAACTCTTGCAGCAGGCAGGTCTCTCCCACCCACAAGAGGCGACCTTCATTCATAAAATCAAGCGCTCCATTGATGCCCGCGGCCGGAAGGTGCAGGTGAAAGTACGCGCCGATGTCTATACCCAAACCCAAATCCCGGACCTTTCCAGCATTCTCCCCACCTATTTTTATCCTGAAGTAAAACCCAACGCTCCGCGCGTGGTGATTGTGGGCGCTGGTTCGGCTGGGCTGTTTGCGGCGTTAAGGTGTCTGGAACTGGGCCTGAAACCAGTGGTGGTGGAACGCGGCAAAGACGTGCGCGCCCGCCGGCGTGATTTGGCAGCCATCAACAAAGAGCACGTGGTGAACCCAGATTCCAACTACTGTTTTGGTGAAGGCGGGGCGGGCACTTACTCAGACGGAAAACTCTACACACGATCCAAGAAACGGGGCGATGTGCAACGCATCCTTCAGATTCTGGTGCAGCACGGCGCTACTACAGATATTCTCTTCGATGCGCACCCGCACATCGGCACCAATAAGCTCCCGGTCTTGATTGCCCAGATGCGCGAAACCATTTTGGCTGCCGGCGGCGAAATCCATTTTGAGACCCGAGTCACCGATTTCATCTTGGAAAAGCAGGAGATGAAAGGCGTGGTCACCGCCAACGGCCAGTCAATTGAAGGCGAAGCAGTAATTCTGGCCACCGGCCACTCGGCCCGCGACATTTATGAACTGCTACACGCCAGAAACATATTGATTGAAGCCAAACCCTTCGCCATGGGCGTGCGTGTGGAGCACCAGCAAAGCCTGATAGACGGAATTCAGTACCACTGCGACGGCGACCGTGGCATGTTCTTACCGGCCGCTTCGTATTCCTTGGTGCACCAGGTTCCTTATAAAGGCCAGGAGCGCGGCGTTTTCTCGTTCTGCATGTGCCCGGGAGGTTTTATCGTGCCATCAGCCACGGCTCCAGGCGAAGTGGTGGTCAACGGCATGTCGCCTAGCCGCCGCGATTCTAAGTTTGCCAACTCCGGCATTGTGGTGGCGGTGAACCTGGAAGACATGGATTTAAAACAGCATGGCGCTTTGGCCGGCCTCAGGTTACAACAAACGCTGGAGCAGAAAGCCTGCGCCGCCGCCGGTGGCACGCAAGTCGCGCCGGCCCAACGGTTGCAGGATTTCGTGAAAGGAAAAGTGTCTGGTTCATTGCTGGAGACCTCGTACCAACCCGGCTTGGCAAGTGTGGACATGCTGGAGGTGCTCCCTCCCATGATTGGCCAGCGGCTGCGCGGCGGTTTTCAGGAATTTGGCTACAAAATGCGCGGCTACCTCACCAACGAAGCGCAGATTGTGGGCGTGGAAAGCAGAACCTCTTCGCCGGTGCGCATACCTAGGGACAAAGAAACGCTACGGCATCCGCAAATCCAGAACCTGTTCCCGTGTGCCGAGGGTGCGGGCTACGCCGGGGGAATTGTGTCAGCCGCGATGGACGGCGAACGCTGCGCCGAGCAGGTGGCGGTCTTGATCAGGCGCTAA
- a CDS encoding CoA-binding protein, producing the protein MKKTVVVGASDNPGRYSYKAVHQLKRSGHEVVPVGIKKGEVAGLPIQYDKAMVEDVDTVTLYVGPQNQPSWYDYILSLKPKRIIFNPGTENYEFEKKAQEQNIETLHACTLVMLSVGQY; encoded by the coding sequence ATGAAAAAGACAGTAGTGGTAGGCGCCTCAGACAACCCGGGTCGTTACAGTTACAAGGCGGTGCACCAGTTGAAACGCTCGGGTCATGAGGTAGTGCCCGTAGGCATCAAGAAAGGCGAAGTGGCCGGCCTGCCCATTCAATATGACAAAGCCATGGTGGAAGACGTGGACACCGTCACGCTATACGTGGGCCCGCAGAACCAACCCAGCTGGTATGACTACATCTTGTCTCTAAAACCCAAGCGCATCATCTTCAACCCCGGCACTGAGAACTACGAGTTCGAGAAGAAAGCCCAGGAACAGAACATTGAAACCCTCCACGCCTGCACCTTGGTAATGCTCTCTGTGGGGCAGTATTAA
- a CDS encoding HipA family kinase, which translates to MPYQPPELRHVQVTRYVTPLREGGSLPALVEADDEFLYVLKFRGAGQGVKALIAELVAGEIARVLGLRVPELVFASLDEAFGRTEADEEIQDLLRFSEGLNLGLHYLSGAITFDALVNSVDATLASQIVWLDCLVTNVDRTARNTNMLMWHKELWLIDHGAAFYFHHSWPNVEETAKKPFPQIKDHVLLPKATQLAAVDQQFKSLLTPEVIQNIVGLIPDDWLLGDSPFTTVQEHRQAYVQFLETRLAHSHIFTNAADHARTLLV; encoded by the coding sequence ATGCCCTACCAACCCCCAGAATTACGCCATGTCCAGGTCACGCGCTACGTCACGCCTTTACGAGAAGGCGGTTCGTTGCCTGCATTGGTGGAAGCAGATGACGAGTTTCTGTACGTGCTCAAGTTCCGGGGCGCAGGCCAGGGTGTGAAGGCCTTGATTGCCGAACTGGTGGCCGGGGAAATTGCCCGGGTGCTGGGTTTGCGCGTACCGGAACTGGTGTTCGCGTCTCTGGACGAAGCCTTCGGGCGCACGGAGGCCGACGAGGAGATTCAGGATTTGCTGCGGTTCAGTGAGGGCTTGAATCTGGGATTGCATTACCTGAGCGGGGCCATCACGTTTGACGCGCTGGTGAATTCCGTGGACGCAACACTGGCCTCGCAGATTGTGTGGCTAGACTGCCTGGTGACCAACGTGGACCGCACCGCCCGTAACACCAACATGCTCATGTGGCACAAGGAACTCTGGCTTATTGACCACGGCGCGGCGTTTTACTTCCACCACTCCTGGCCCAATGTGGAAGAAACCGCCAAGAAACCGTTCCCGCAAATCAAAGACCACGTGTTATTGCCCAAAGCCACGCAATTAGCCGCCGTAGACCAGCAGTTCAAGTCTTTGCTCACGCCGGAAGTGATTCAAAACATTGTAGGGTTAATTCCAGATGACTGGCTCTTGGGCGATTCGCCGTTCACCACCGTGCAGGAGCACCGCCAAGCTTACGTACAGTTTTTAGAGACGCGCCTGGCCCATTCCCACATCTTCACCAACGCCGCCGACCATGCCAGAACGTTACTTGTTTGA
- a CDS encoding DUF3037 domain-containing protein: MPERYLFEYAVLRVVPRVEREEFMNVGVILFCGPQKFLQAKFYIDEARLKAFSPTLDVEELNQRLQAFDRICCGGKNGGVIGAFPLASRFRWLTSTRSTVVQTSAVHPGLSENPAETLDKLFTALVL; this comes from the coding sequence ATGCCAGAACGTTACTTGTTTGAGTACGCCGTGCTGCGCGTGGTACCCAGGGTGGAACGCGAAGAATTCATGAATGTAGGCGTGATTTTGTTTTGCGGACCCCAGAAATTCCTTCAGGCCAAGTTTTATATAGATGAAGCCCGATTGAAGGCTTTCTCTCCTACGCTAGATGTAGAAGAACTTAACCAGCGCCTGCAGGCATTTGACCGCATCTGCTGCGGCGGAAAAAACGGTGGTGTTATTGGAGCTTTTCCGTTGGCCTCCAGATTCCGGTGGCTTACTTCTACCAGGAGCACCGTGGTGCAGACGTCGGCGGTGCACCCAGGCTTGAGTGAGAACCCGGCAGAAACCCTGGACAAGTTGTTCACGGCCCTGGTGTTGTGA
- a CDS encoding rhodanese-like domain-containing protein, whose amino-acid sequence MRLLYIFLLSILSLTATAQDIAKPEPKVVKKQVKKEKAVLVDVRTPEEFAAGHVKKAQNSDLRGGAFQQEFSKWDKNKTYYLYCASGNRSGQALKLMQEAGFTNVVNLGAFKDLKSTGFPVKSKTEAKNGKE is encoded by the coding sequence ATGCGCCTACTCTATATTTTTCTTTTATCAATCCTTAGTCTTACCGCAACTGCGCAAGACATAGCCAAACCAGAACCCAAAGTGGTGAAAAAACAGGTGAAGAAGGAAAAGGCGGTGTTAGTAGATGTTCGCACACCCGAGGAATTTGCTGCGGGGCACGTGAAGAAAGCCCAGAATTCAGATTTGCGCGGCGGAGCCTTTCAGCAGGAGTTCAGCAAATGGGACAAAAATAAAACGTATTACCTGTACTGCGCCTCGGGCAACCGCAGCGGACAGGCCTTGAAATTGATGCAGGAAGCAGGCTTTACCAACGTGGTGAACCTGGGAGCATTCAAAGACCTGAAGTCAACTGGTTTTCCCGTCAAATCCAAAACAGAGGCCAAAAACGGAAAAGAATAA
- a CDS encoding sigma-70 family RNA polymerase sigma factor, producing MNETELVQALQQGDAKAQRFLYERYASHMMGVCSRYLKDDMDAEEVLINGFMKVYQNVGRFENKGSFEGWVRRIMVNEALQFLRKQEPVHMAIEKEHNYLASEDALPDSEMTAEEMMALLHDLPAGYRAVFNLYAIEGYSHKEIAEMLNISEGTSKSQLSKARAMLQRMLAQQGVMVAI from the coding sequence GTGAACGAGACAGAACTGGTACAAGCACTACAGCAAGGTGATGCCAAAGCCCAGCGATTCCTATACGAGCGTTACGCCAGCCACATGATGGGGGTTTGTAGCCGCTACCTGAAGGATGACATGGATGCCGAGGAAGTCTTGATCAACGGGTTCATGAAAGTGTACCAGAACGTAGGGCGCTTCGAGAACAAAGGCAGTTTTGAGGGTTGGGTACGCCGTATCATGGTCAATGAGGCACTGCAGTTTCTCCGCAAGCAGGAGCCGGTACACATGGCTATTGAGAAAGAGCACAACTACCTGGCTTCTGAAGACGCCCTGCCCGACAGCGAGATGACCGCCGAGGAAATGATGGCCTTGCTGCATGACCTTCCGGCTGGCTACAGAGCGGTATTCAACTTGTACGCCATTGAGGGGTATTCCCACAAAGAGATTGCCGAGATGCTGAATATTTCTGAAGGCACCTCAAAATCACAGTTAAGCAAAGCCCGGGCCATGCTACAGCGCATGCTGGCGCAGCAAGGGGTAATGGTCGCCATCTAA
- a CDS encoding outer membrane beta-barrel protein has product MKRLYALLSAIMMAAAIALPSVAKSNQPFRAAVQDTLILKLKNDAKVLVVVKDIKDIKSLKSQSLDSLMTILEKHIDQIERAGQGSGNQPVTVTLENKSTADKDIVTVTIQDRSKNETQVITQEKKKVRLKDIDIDIDRDTVNNKTTVRIDAGDNDTTSFEINKKKKPRYPKREFDFQLDLGVSQLRDQKMLSNNAAGAGAVDKVSLKPLGSIFWGLNFKSHYRLGGEESPLRLITGVTFDFHNFAFKDNVGMAIAPAADGTLQTVFRKESDISLDKSTYSTTTITVPLELSLHIKTSRNKTAFKIGGGGFVGYQFDGEYESKYSVGGNTRSVEVEQDFNQNHFQYGLSGFVGIRSLEVFAKYHLSKMFEKGQGPEAQAFAVGVRVLKF; this is encoded by the coding sequence ATGAAACGTTTGTACGCCCTGCTTTCGGCCATCATGATGGCTGCTGCAATCGCCTTGCCTTCTGTGGCCAAATCAAATCAACCTTTCCGCGCTGCGGTGCAGGATACGCTGATTCTCAAACTGAAAAACGACGCCAAAGTGCTGGTGGTGGTGAAAGACATCAAAGACATAAAAAGTCTAAAATCACAGAGCCTTGATTCCTTGATGACCATTTTGGAAAAACACATAGACCAGATTGAGCGCGCCGGTCAAGGTTCTGGCAACCAACCCGTGACCGTGACCCTGGAAAACAAATCTACCGCTGACAAAGACATAGTGACCGTGACCATTCAGGACCGTTCCAAGAACGAGACCCAGGTGATTACCCAGGAGAAAAAGAAAGTCAGGCTCAAAGACATTGACATAGACATTGACCGCGACACCGTCAACAACAAAACCACTGTGCGCATTGACGCCGGCGACAATGACACCACCTCGTTTGAGATCAATAAAAAGAAAAAGCCGCGTTACCCAAAAAGAGAGTTTGACTTTCAGTTAGACCTGGGCGTGAGCCAATTGCGTGACCAGAAAATGCTGTCTAACAATGCCGCCGGTGCCGGTGCGGTGGACAAAGTAAGCCTGAAACCACTGGGGTCTATTTTCTGGGGCCTGAACTTTAAGTCACACTACCGCTTGGGCGGCGAAGAAAGCCCGCTGCGCTTAATCACCGGGGTAACCTTTGACTTCCATAACTTCGCTTTCAAAGATAACGTGGGCATGGCCATTGCCCCAGCCGCAGATGGTACTTTGCAAACTGTGTTCCGGAAAGAAAGTGACATCTCTCTAGACAAAAGCACTTATTCTACCACTACCATCACAGTGCCGTTGGAGTTGTCTCTGCATATCAAAACCAGCCGTAATAAAACAGCCTTCAAAATTGGCGGCGGCGGCTTTGTGGGCTACCAGTTTGACGGCGAGTATGAATCTAAATACTCCGTTGGCGGCAACACCCGCTCAGTGGAAGTAGAGCAAGACTTCAACCAAAACCACTTCCAATACGGTCTGTCTGGTTTTGTGGGCATCAGAAGCCTGGAAGTGTTCGCCAAGTACCACCTGAGCAAAATGTTTGAGAAAGGCCAGGGGCCAGAAGCCCAAGCCTTCGCGGTTGGGGTGCGGGTTTTGAAATTCTAA
- a CDS encoding RNA methyltransferase, with translation MISKGLLKYIRSLQIKKYRLQHQAFLIEGEKSVAELLASDFELETLLVTPKFQEKHTALLPKGFPVEIVTEDELTKAGSLETNNAALAIAKMRPQEAFNWQENPFVLALDDVRDPGNLGTIIRIADWYGLTRVVLSQTSADFYNQKTIAATMGSFTRISPHYVDLEAFLQARPQKVPVYGAALEGENVHKLQLQPSGILVMGNESHGISPAIRAQVTQPLHIPGRGGAESLNVGTATAILLDNFFRNQSF, from the coding sequence ATGATCTCAAAAGGGCTTTTGAAGTACATTAGGTCACTGCAAATAAAGAAATATAGGTTGCAACACCAAGCTTTCCTAATAGAAGGTGAAAAGAGCGTGGCCGAACTGCTGGCTTCAGACTTTGAACTGGAGACCTTGCTGGTCACCCCCAAATTCCAAGAAAAGCATACCGCCCTGCTGCCAAAAGGTTTTCCGGTGGAAATAGTGACCGAAGACGAACTCACCAAAGCCGGTAGCCTGGAAACCAACAACGCGGCCCTGGCCATTGCCAAGATGCGGCCGCAGGAAGCCTTCAACTGGCAGGAAAACCCGTTTGTGCTGGCCCTGGACGATGTGCGCGACCCTGGCAACCTGGGCACCATTATCAGAATTGCCGACTGGTACGGGCTCACCCGCGTGGTACTTTCCCAAACCTCCGCAGATTTCTACAACCAGAAAACCATTGCCGCCACCATGGGCTCGTTCACCAGAATATCCCCGCATTACGTGGACCTGGAAGCTTTCCTTCAAGCGCGGCCTCAAAAAGTACCCGTGTACGGTGCCGCCCTAGAGGGCGAAAACGTGCATAAACTGCAACTGCAACCCAGCGGCATTTTGGTCATGGGCAATGAATCACATGGCATCAGTCCGGCAATTAGGGCGCAAGTGACCCAACCCCTGCACATACCAGGCCGCGGCGGCGCCGAATCTCTGAACGTGGGCACCGCCACCGCCATTTTGCTGGATAACTTCTTCCGGAACCAGTCTTTCTAA
- a CDS encoding BamA/TamA family outer membrane protein — protein MLGLLVGCSPTRHLTGNERLLWKINLEGAQQNKKSALSPLYQQKPNRRVLGTPLYLNLYYLGKQFYNPEKIQAQKDQKTEEFNQDIARAGSDSIKVDKLIEKKEKKLGKLQNKLENGNWLMRTVGESPAIFDSTKLVSTEEQVKLYLNSKGFFRSTVSSSTATQDKKVTATIHITEDKPYVVTHHLYEVPDTALLGLMQRNQAASLVKLNQNFEEATLAQERVRLEQLFKNNGYFDFKQQFVTFNADTSYVDYTVRLKTQIANPTDSSFHKVYTIQNTYVTTDAGNNRFGVNRDTLLLNDIYFMAYEQRFKPKVMIRKVILRPGQTFSAARTQTNQRILSSMDVFKFATVTYTKKADSLSSTSRTGLLDANINMAPLPRYQETAEVGGTFTEQVPGPYSSLRLRIRNIFGGAEIFDIGVRAGIEGQLQVNEAVTGRRTEIGADFGVTFPQILVPFRTNDLLVRFNPRTRFSTGYTYVNRNEYTRTNLDFSFDYIWQRQNIHQFSFSPIDINIISTPKISDDFLKTLDEFEAQGSPLRQSFLNTFVSSMNFTSLYNTANYNQSNDAKLVRLFAETGGIIGRFLAKPFNDLTNYQFVKASVDYRRYHPLPNNFMFVYRVNGGVAKPFGRTQVLPYDKHFFAGGSSSVRAWLPRRLGPGSSRVIGLNEETGKYEIIYKFEQPGEILLEFNSEMRFRMFRFGTTNVNGAVFLDAGNIWLFNERSNVAPSGNFRYEGQGTFAFDRFYKEMAVGTGFGVRFDFTFAILRLDIATRMFDPAQPEGSRFVLNRFQPGNILSENTQTTFNLGIGYPF, from the coding sequence ATGCTGGGCTTGCTTGTGGGCTGTTCCCCTACCCGTCACCTTACCGGCAATGAGCGGCTTCTCTGGAAAATAAACCTGGAAGGCGCCCAGCAGAACAAGAAATCTGCCTTGTCGCCGCTGTACCAGCAAAAACCTAACCGCCGGGTGCTGGGCACGCCTTTGTACCTGAATCTCTACTACTTAGGCAAGCAGTTCTACAACCCAGAGAAGATACAGGCCCAGAAAGACCAGAAAACCGAGGAGTTTAACCAAGACATAGCCAGGGCCGGTAGTGACTCTATAAAGGTGGACAAACTGATTGAGAAAAAAGAGAAAAAACTGGGCAAGCTGCAGAACAAACTGGAAAACGGCAACTGGCTCATGCGCACCGTGGGCGAATCGCCTGCCATCTTTGACTCCACCAAACTGGTCAGCACTGAGGAACAGGTCAAGCTGTACCTGAACTCCAAAGGTTTTTTCAGGAGCACCGTTTCTTCCAGCACCGCCACCCAGGACAAAAAAGTGACGGCCACCATCCATATCACGGAAGACAAACCGTACGTGGTCACCCACCATTTGTACGAAGTGCCCGACACCGCCCTGCTGGGTTTGATGCAACGGAACCAGGCGGCCAGTTTGGTGAAATTGAACCAGAATTTTGAGGAAGCCACGCTGGCGCAGGAACGCGTGCGCCTGGAGCAGCTTTTCAAGAACAACGGGTATTTTGATTTCAAGCAGCAGTTTGTCACCTTCAACGCCGATACCAGTTACGTGGACTACACCGTCAGGCTCAAGACGCAGATTGCCAATCCCACAGACTCCTCGTTCCATAAAGTCTACACCATTCAAAACACCTACGTGACCACAGACGCGGGCAATAACCGCTTTGGCGTGAACCGCGACACCCTGCTCTTGAACGATATTTACTTTATGGCCTACGAACAACGGTTCAAGCCTAAAGTGATGATCAGGAAGGTGATTTTACGGCCGGGTCAGACTTTTTCGGCGGCCAGAACGCAGACCAACCAGCGTATTTTGAGCAGCATGGATGTGTTCAAGTTTGCCACCGTGACCTATACCAAAAAGGCCGATTCGCTGAGTTCCACCAGCAGAACCGGCTTGCTGGACGCCAATATTAACATGGCGCCCTTGCCCCGCTACCAGGAAACCGCAGAAGTGGGCGGTACTTTCACAGAGCAGGTGCCCGGTCCTTATTCCAGCTTACGCCTGCGCATAAGGAACATCTTCGGTGGGGCCGAAATCTTTGACATTGGCGTGCGGGCCGGTATTGAGGGCCAACTGCAGGTAAACGAAGCTGTGACCGGCCGCCGCACAGAAATTGGCGCCGACTTTGGGGTGACCTTCCCGCAGATTCTGGTGCCGTTCCGAACCAACGACCTCTTGGTTAGGTTTAATCCGCGCACGCGCTTCAGCACGGGGTATACCTACGTGAACCGCAATGAATACACCCGCACCAACCTTGACTTCTCATTTGACTACATCTGGCAGCGGCAGAACATTCACCAGTTCAGCTTCTCGCCCATTGACATTAACATCATCAGCACCCCTAAAATCTCAGATGACTTCCTGAAAACCCTGGATGAGTTTGAGGCCCAGGGCAGCCCGTTGCGGCAAAGTTTCCTGAACACGTTTGTGTCTTCCATGAACTTCACCAGCCTCTACAACACCGCCAACTACAACCAGTCTAATGACGCCAAGTTGGTGCGGCTGTTTGCTGAGACCGGGGGAATTATAGGCCGGTTTCTGGCCAAGCCGTTTAATGACCTTACCAATTACCAATTTGTAAAAGCCAGTGTGGACTACCGCCGGTACCACCCACTGCCCAATAATTTCATGTTTGTGTATAGAGTCAACGGCGGTGTGGCCAAACCATTTGGCAGAACGCAAGTGCTGCCGTATGACAAGCATTTCTTTGCCGGCGGATCTTCCAGTGTGCGGGCCTGGTTGCCCCGGCGCCTGGGCCCGGGCTCCAGCCGCGTGATTGGGCTGAATGAAGAAACCGGCAAATATGAAATCATTTACAAGTTTGAGCAGCCCGGTGAGATTCTGTTGGAATTCAACTCTGAGATGCGCTTTAGAATGTTCCGGTTTGGCACCACCAATGTGAACGGCGCGGTCTTTCTGGACGCAGGCAACATCTGGTTGTTCAATGAACGAAGCAACGTGGCACCTTCCGGTAATTTCAGGTATGAAGGACAGGGCACGTTTGCTTTTGATCGGTTCTATAAGGAGATGGCCGTGGGTACCGGGTTTGGCGTTCGGTTTGACTTCACCTTCGCCATTCTCAGGTTAGATATTGCGACCCGCATGTTTGACCCGGCCCAACCAGAAGGAAGCCGCTTCGTCTTGAACCGTTTTCAGCCCGGCAACATCTTAAGCGAAAACACCCAAACCACCTTTAACCTGGGCATAGGCTATCCGTTTTAA